A region of Aliivibrio fischeri DNA encodes the following proteins:
- a CDS encoding YciN family protein: protein MSDKKSISEADLLLIANQIIQDHENYLEGMRATSVEEKDEVLVFKGEYFLSDQGLPTEKTTAVFNMFKYLAHHLSKEFTVK from the coding sequence ATGAGCGATAAAAAATCCATTTCTGAGGCTGATTTACTGTTAATTGCCAATCAAATCATTCAAGATCACGAAAACTACCTTGAGGGTATGCGTGCAACCAGCGTTGAAGAGAAAGATGAAGTTCTTGTGTTTAAAGGAGAATACTTCTTATCAGACCAAGGGCTTCCTACTGAAAAAACAACCGCTGTTTTCAATATGTTTAAATACCTTGCGCACCATTTATCAAAAGAGTTTA